The following proteins come from a genomic window of Pyxidicoccus sp. MSG2:
- a CDS encoding EF-hand domain-containing protein, with product METSSAGIQPLAPEHAAVDELTSSGNELLDIFQRYDRSRTGSIDRAGFARLLEALGQPVNDEELEIAVDSVDTERTGKISWKAFKAWWTSR from the coding sequence GTGGAGACCTCGTCCGCCGGCATCCAGCCGCTCGCGCCCGAGCACGCGGCGGTGGACGAGCTGACCAGCTCCGGCAACGAGCTGCTCGACATCTTCCAGCGCTATGACCGCAGCCGCACCGGCTCCATCGACCGCGCCGGATTCGCTCGGCTGCTGGAGGCGCTCGGGCAGCCCGTCAACGACGAGGAGCTGGAAATCGCCGTCGACAGCGTCGACACCGAGCGCACCGGGAAGATTTCCTGGAAGGCCTTCAAGGCCTGGTGGACCAGCCGCTAG